The Paraburkholderia caffeinilytica genome segment TCGATGCGCGGCGTGGCCCGGCCCGCTATGGCGGATGGGGTCGCGTCGATCAGATGAATCACCGGGCGGCCGTTTGCATACAGCCAGTAGCCGCCGATCGAAAACGGTGGACGCGCGCCCGCCGTCAACCCGGCGACGTCGACGAAAAAGCGTCGCGCGGTCTCGAGGTCGGCCGTGACGATCGTTGCGTGATCGAGTTGCATGGCGTGGGCTGCACGGAGCACAAAGGGTTGACGAGGGGTGGATTGTGAGCGGAACACACCGATTTGATAATTGGCGTAGCATTTGAAGCATTTTCAAATTAATTTGAAAGATCGCGATGGATAACCTCGGTGACATCCGCCTGTTCGTCGAAGCGGCGCAGCAAGGCAGCCTGTCGGCGGCGGGTCGCAAGATGGGCCTGACGCCGGCCGCCGCCAGCGCGCGGCTGGCCAAGCTCGAGGCCGGCCTGAAGGCGCGTCTATTCGAGCGCACGACCCGTCAGCTGAGGCTCACGGACGAAGGCCGCCTCTACCTGAACTGCTGCCGCCAGGCGCTGCAATCGCTCGACGACGCCGAAGCCGCGCTGCAAGCCGGCCAGGGCGTGGTGCGCGGCAAGGTGCGGATCTCCGCGACCTCGGACTTCGGCCGCAACCTGCTGATGCACTGGCTCGACGAGTTCAACGCGCTTTACCCGGAAGTCACGTTCGCGCTGACGCTGTCGGACTCGCTCTCGAATCTGGTGCAGGAAGACATCGATCTGGCAATCCGCTTCGGCGTGCCGCAGGACAGTTCGCTGGTGGCCCGCAAGCTGGCTCCGAACCGGCGTGTGCTGTGCGCGTCGCCGGACTACATCGCACGCAAGGGCGAGCCGAAGGACCCGAACGATCTGGCGAATTTCGACTGCATCGTGCTCGGCACCGCGTCCGGCCCGGCCAACGAATGGCGTTTTACGCGCGGCGACGAAGTGCAACACTACACAGTGCCGTTCGAAACATCCCGGGAAACCAACGACGGCGCCGTCGCCCGCGAATGGGCGCGGCGAGGCTACGGGATCGTCATCAAGTCGATGTGGGACGTGGAAGCGGACTTGCGGAGCGACTGCCTGAAAATCCTGCTGCCCGAATGGCGCTATCCGGACGCGCCGCTGCACGCGCTCTACCACCGCAACCGTTTCATGGCGCCGCGCGTGCGCGTTCTGCTGGATTTTCTGAGCGAGCGCTTCGCGCAGGTGTCGGACGAACTGGAAGGCCTGCTGGGCTTGCCGCCGGAGCGGCCGAGCGCGAAGGCCGCCGCGGAAACCGCATCCGGTGAAGGGCTATAATATTGAGCTACGCTGCAAACGTGCATTGAAAGCGGACCGAAATAGGCTCAAGCGGGCTCAATCAAGCCCAAGCGGGCTCAAGCGCCGCCCCGCGGCCCGTCCGCGCGCTACCCGCACGTTTGGCCCCTCATCACCTTTTAAACGACGCCCCCAGGTTAACCACTGCGACCGGCGAAAATCGATGACCAAGAAAGTTTATGTAAAGACCTACGGCTGCCAGATGAACGAGTACGACTCCGACAAGATGGTCGACGTACTCGGCGCGGCTGAAGGCCTCGTCAAGACCGACACCCCGGAAGACGCGGACGTCATTCTCTTCAACACCTGCTCGGTGCGCGAAAAAGCACAGGAGAAAGTCTTCTCCGAACTCGGCCGTGTGCGCGAATTGAAAGAGGCGAACCCGAATCTGATCATCGGGGTGGGCGGTTGCGTGGCGAGTCAGGAAGGCGCGTCGATTGTGGCGCGCGCACCGTATGTCGATCTGGTGTTCGGGCCGCAAACGCTGCACCGTCTGCCGCAAATGATCGACAAGCGCCGCGAAAGCGGCCGCGCTCAGGTCGACATCTCGTTCCCGGAAATCGAAAAGTTCGATCACCTGCCGCCGGCGCGCGTCGATGGCGCGAGCGCGTTCGTGTCGATCATGGAAGGGTGCAGCAAGTACTGCAGCTACTGCGTCGTGCCGTACACGCGCGGTGAGGAAGTGTCGCGTCCGCTCGACGACGTGCTGACCGAAATCGCCGGCCTCGCCGACCAGGGCGTGCGTGAAGTCACGCTCCTCGGCCAGAACGTGAACGCTTACCGCGCCGGCATCACGCTCGGCTCGTCGGAGATCGCCGACTTCGCCCAGTTGATCGAATATGTCGCGGACATTCCCGGCATCGAACGGATTCGCTACACCACGTCGCATCCGAAGGAATTCACGCAGCGCCTGATCGACACCTACGCCAAGGTGCCGAAGCTCGTCAGCCACCTGCATCTGCCGGTGCAGCACGGTTCCGACCGCATCCTGATGGCGATGAAGCGTGGCTACACGGTGCTCGAATACAAGTCGGTGATCCGCAAGCTGCGCGCGATCCGCCCTGACCTGTCTTTGTCGACGGATATGATCGTCGGCTTCCCCGGCGAGACGGAAGAGGACTTCGACAAGATGATGGCGTTGGTGCACGAGATGAAGTACGACACCAGCTTCTCGTTCGTCTACAGCCCGCGCCCCGGCACGCCGGCTGCGAATCTGCACGACGACACCCCGCACGAAGTGAAGCTCAAGCGTCTCTACCATCTGCAGGCTACGATCGAAGAAAACGTGCAGCGCATCAGCGATTCGATGGTCGGCAAGGTCGAGCGGATTCTGGTCGAGCGCCCGGCGCGCAAGGACCCGAACGAACTCGCGGGCCGCACCGAGAACAATCGCGTGGTGAATTTCCCGGCGCCGGTCGCGTCGCACGCACGGCTGATCGGCCAGATGGTGGACGTGAAAATCGTCCATGCGTACCCCCATTCGTTACGTGGCGAGCTCGTGCTGGTGCACGACGACGCGCCCGCCACCACCCACTGAGCGACGCCCGCCAGCGTCACGAACCCGACAGGATCGATCCTCCGCCTTGAAGACCACTCAGCAGCATCTGGAATTCACCGCACCGCGCGACGACAACGCGCGGCTCGCCAACCTCTGCGGACCGCTCGACGAAAATCTGCGGCAAATCGAGCAGGCGCTCGACGTGACGCTGCAACGCCGCGGCCACCGCATCACGATTCGCGGACGCGGCGCAAAACTCGCGCTCACCGCGCTCGAAAAGTTCTACAACAACTCGCAGAAGCCACTGTCGGTCGACGACATCCAGCTCGCGCTCGTTGAAGTGCGTCAGCCGGCGCGCCGTCGCACGAACGGCAACGGCCATGGCGCGGAAGCGCTGGACCCGCGCTTTCCGGGCAATCCGGATCACCCGTTCGACCAACCCGCCGACAGCGACGACGAAGACCTCGAAGAACTCGGCCCGAAGCTGTACACACGCCGCGCCGACCTGCGCGGCCGCACGCCGATGCAACGCGAGTATCTGAAGCAGATCATTTCGCACGACGTGACTTTCGGCGTCGGCCCGGCAGGCACGGGCAAGACGTATCTGGCCGTGGCTTGCGCGGTGGACGCGCTGGAACGCGATCAGGTCAAACGCATCGTGCTGACGCGTCCCGCCGTCGAAGCGGGCGAGCGCCTCGGCTTCCTGCCGGGCGATCTGGCGCAGAAGGTGGATCCATATCTGCGTCCTCTGTATGACGCGCTGTACGACCTGCTCGGTTTCGACAAGACCGCCAAGATGTTCGAGCGGCAGATGATCGAAATCGCGCCGCTCGCGTACATGCGCGGCCGCACGCTGAATCACGCGTTCATCATCCTCGACGAGGCGCAGAACACCACGCCCGAACAGATGAAGATGTTCCTCACGCGGATCGGCTTCGGTTCGAAGGCCGTGGTGACCGGCGACACGACCCAGGTCGACTTGCCGCGCGGCCACAAGAGCGGGCTGATCGAAGCCCAGCAGGTGCTGGCGAACGTGCGCGGCATTGCGCTTACGCGCTTCACGAGCGCGGACGTGGTGCGGCATCCGCTGGTCGCGCGAATTGTGGAGGCGTACGATGCGCATTCGCAGAAAACCGCCAGTCCGGCGGATTCGCGCTGATTTGCGCCGCTAGTTTGCGTCGCTAAATTGAGCCGAACTCCACTGGATAAGCCGCAGCAAACCGGGCAACAAACCGATCAAGCATGAGCCGTGCACCGAAACTGACGTTGAATCTGCAATTCCCCGCCGCCAAAACCTGGCCGGAACACAAGGCGCTGCTGCCACGCGCCACGGTGGCCGGCTGGATCAAGGCGGCGCTCTTCGCGGACGGCGAGCTGACCGTGCGTTTCGTCGACGCCGAAGAAGGCCGCACGCTGAACCGCACCTATCGCGGCAAGGATTACTCGACCAACGTGCTGACCTTTGCGTACGCCGAATCGGAAGACGATCCGGTGACGGGCGACCTGATCCTGTGCTGTCCGGTGGTCGAAAAGGAAGCCGCCGAACAGGGCAAGCCGCTGATCGCGCACTACGCGCATCTATTGGTGCACGGCACTCTCCATGCTCAAGGCTACGACCACGAGGTCGAGGAAGAAGCCGAGGAAATGGAAGCCATCGAAACCGAAATCCTCGGCAAGCTCGGTTTCCCGGATCCTTATCAATAAATAGCCGTTGCCATCGTCTTTATCATCACCGTTAGAAGCCACCGTGAGCACCTCCTCCCCTGAAGCCGAGACGCGAAACACACCCTGCCCGGACTATCCGCCCGCGCTCGGCGAACCGCGGCTGCTGACGGAAGATGAGTTGCGCGCGTCGCTCGAATGCACGTTGCGCGACTGGGACCGCAAGAGCGATCTGTGGCTGTTCGGCTATGGTTCGTTGATCTGGAATCCCGGTCTGCCTACCGTCGAAGCCGCCCGTTCCAAAGTCCACGGTTATCACCGCGGCCTGTATCTGTGGTCGCGCGTGAATCGCGGCACACCCGAACAGCCGGGCCTCGTACTCGCGCTCGATCGCGGCGGCTCGTGCACCGGCATCGCCTTCCGCCTCGCCGCCGAGGGTGCGATGCCGCACCTGGAAGCGCTGTGGCGCCGTGAAATGCCGATGGGTTCATATCGCCCGATGTGGCTGCCGTGCGTGCTCGCGGATGGCCGGCGCGTCGACGCCCTCGCGTTCGTGATGCGCCGCGACGTGCCGACCTACACCGGCAAGCTGCGCGACGAGGTCGTCAAAACGGTGTTCGGCTGCGCGTCCGGTCGCTACGGCACCACGCTTGATTACGTCAGCCGCACCGTGCATGCGCTGCGCGAGAGCGGCATGCCGGATCGCGCACTGGAAGCGCTGCTTGAACGCTGCCGCGAGGCCGATTGTGAAGTTGACCGGCAAACGAGCCAGGGGCCGACGCGATAAGCCGCGAACCGGCTGGCGCGGAAGTCGCCGCTTACTCGGGCACGGCCGGGCCGGGCGCCGCCGGGACACTGCCGAACGGGCGTCCCGAAGGAAAGTAGGCCGCTCCAGCCAAACCCGCATCGGCAGCGCGCACGCCGCCACAATCCGTACTTTTTTGCTCGAAAACGCTTTTCCCCGCGCAATCAGTTAGGATTGACCCATGCCCACCGCACGCGGCCGGGCGGCAGCATCACAGCTTCACCCATCGCCCAGCCCGTCAGGACACGGTCCTGCCATGTGCCTGGTGTATCCTTAATGCTCTGCAACAGCGCGCCCAGTCTCGCCGGGCGCACTACCATGAACGACACGTATCCCAGTCGACACCGAACTAGCGACAAACCACAGGAAAAACGCTCACTCCTCGAGCGTCTGACCGACTTCATCTCGCCCGAACCCGATTCGCGCGCCGAACTTCTGGAAATCCTGCAGGACGCGCACGAGCGCAATCTGATCGACGCCGACTCGCTGTCGATGATCGAAGGCGTGTTCCAGGTGTCCGAACTCAGCGCGCGCGACATCATGGTGCCTCGCGCGCAGATGGACGCGATCAACATTGCGGACAATCCCGCCGAATTCATTCCCTACGTGCTGGAAAAAGCGCACTCGCGCTATCCGGTCTACGAGGGCAATCGCGACAACGTCATCGGCGTGCTGCTCGCGAAAGACCTGCTGCGCTACTACGCCGAAGAGGAATTCGACGTACGCGGCATGCTGCGCCCCGCCGTCTTCATTCCGGAATCGAAGCGCCTGAACGTGCTGCTGCACGACTTCCGCGTGAATCGCAATCACCTCGCCGTGGTGGTCGACGAATACGGCGGCGTGGCCGGCCTGATCACGATCGAAGACGTGCTGGAGCAGATCGTCGGCGACATCGAAGACGAATACGATTTCGACGAGGAAAGCGGCAATATCATCGCCTCGCCGGACGGCCGCTTCCGCGTGCGCGCGCTCACGGAGATCGAGCAGTTCAACGAGTCCTTCGGCACGCATTTCCCGGACGACGAAGTGGATACGATCGGCGGCCTCGTCACGCATCATTTCGGGCGGGTGCCGCATCGCGGCGAAAAAGTCCGCCTCGACGATCTGATCTTCGAGATTCTGCGCGGCGACGCTCGCCAGATTCACATGCTGCTGGTGCGCCGCGACCCGCTCGCCGGCCAGCGCGAGCGCGAAGCACAGCACGTGCAAACCTGATCCGCTTCTTGTCCTCGCTTTTTCCACTCCTCACGCCGACCGCGCAACAATGGCCGACCCGATTACATCCCGTTCGCGCCGCGGCGTGAGTGCCCCTGCCGCCCCGGAAGCGCGCGGCCGTGCACTGCCCCGCTGGCATTACCTCGTCGCGCTGGCCGCCGGTGCGGCCAATACGCTGTCGTTCGCACCGACGCCGCACGGCGGCTGGCTCGAACTCGTGATCTTCGTGTTCTTTTTCGCCTGGCTCACGCGGACAACCGGCTGGAAAAGCGCCGCGCTGACGGGCGGCGCGTTCGGCTTCGGCAACTACGTCACCGGCGTGTGGTGGCTGTACGTCAGCATGCACGACTACGGCGGCATGGCCGCGCCGCTGGCGGGCGCGGCGGTCGTGCTGTTCTCGCTGTATCTGGCCGTGTATCCGGCGCTGGCTGCGGGCATCTGGTCGTTCTGCGCAGGGCACGCACGCAATGGCGCGCCCGATACCGACCAACCGTTCTCGCCGACCTGGCACGGGGCGCTGGCGTTCGCAAGCGCGTGGGCGATCGGTGAATGGTTGCGCGGCACAGTGTTCACCGGCTTTCCGTGGCTTGCGAGCGGTTATGCGCAAGTCGACGGCCCGTTCGCCGGGTTTGCGCCCGTGGCGGGTGTGTACGGCGTCGGCTGGATACTGGCGCTGGCCGCTGCGTTGATCGTACAGGCGCTGGTGCCGCTGTTGGCTTCGCGCGGGCGGTTCGATGCCATCGACGCCGGCCATGCGGGAACTGCCGGCCAGGGAGGCAGGCGCGGTGTCGCGCGCGTTGCCGTGCCGGTGGCAATCTCGATTGCGCTGATCGCCGCCGGCCTGCTGCTGCCGCTCGCGCAATGGACCCTGCCGGCCAACGCGCCGCTGACGGTGCGCCTGCTGCAAGGCAACGTCAAACAGGAAATGAAGTTCGAGGAAGCCGGCATGCGCGCCGCGATCGACCAGTTTCAGCAGATGATCACGTCGAAGCCGGCCGACCTGATCGTCACGCCGGAAACCGCCATTCCGGTGCTCGCGCAGCAATTGCCGCCGCAGTTCGCGTCGGCGGTGCGCAACTTTTCGGATACGACGGGCAGCGCGATCGTATTCGGCGCAATCGGCGGCACCATCACGCCAGAAGGCCAGGTAGTCGACTACACGAACAGCCTGTTCGGCGTCACGCCGGGCACGCGCGAGGTCTATCGCTACGATAAACACCATCTCGTGCCGTTCGGCGAATTCGTGCCGTGGGGCTTCCGCTGGTTCGTCAATCTGATGAGCATTCCCCTCGGCGATTTCGCACGCGGCGCGCCCGTGCAGAAGCCGTTCATCGTGCATAACCAGCCGGTGGCCGTCGACATCTGCTACGAGGATATTTTCGGCGAAGAGATCGCACGGAGCATTCGCGAGAGCGATACGCCGGCGGGTGTGCTGGTCAACTCGACCAATCTCGCCTGGTTCGGCGACACCATCGCGCTGGATCAGCATCTGCAGATCGCGCGCATGCGTTCGCTGGAAACCGGCCGGCCCATGCTGCGCGCCACCAACACCGGCATGACCGCCGCGATCGACGCCCACGGCAAGGTGATCGGGCGCCTGACGCCGTACACGATCGGCTCGCTCGACGTAACGGTACAAGGCACCTCGGGCAGCACGCCTTATGTGACCAGCGGCAATAACACAGTGCTGGCGGTTTCGTTGCTGCTGCTGGCGTTCGGGTTTGCGTTCGGGCCGGGGATTACGCGGCGGCAAAACGGCAAGAAATAAATCGCGCTAGATCGCGTGACTGCACCCATGCCGCGTATACGCGATAACGCCGCAGTGAATCGCGGCGTTATCTCATCCCTTACCCGTCACGCCAATAGAAAAACGCGCGCTCCGAAACACCGTGAGCGCGCGCTTATAAGAAAATCAGGCTTTACTGATTCGACGCAATCCGCTGCTGAATATGCTGCGCACGCGCCGGTGAAGCCGGATGCGAACTCAACATGCTCGACTTGCCACCGTCCAATTGGGCAAGCTTGTTGAACGCCGTCACCAATCCCGACGGATCGAGATTTTTCTTTTTCTGCAAGTCGAATGAATAATCGTCGGCCGCGCTTTCCTGGGTTTGCGAGAACTGCGCATTAATCAGCTTCTCGGAAAAATCGCCCAGCTGCGAACCGGACAACGCCCCCGCCACACCACCCGCCGACGAAGCCACCGAGCGCGCAGCCGAGGTCGCGTACGCCACCTGCATTGCCTTCTTCGTATGGCCGAGCGCCACGTGGCCCATCTCATGGCCGACCACGCCGCGCACCTCGTTGTCATTCATCATGTCCATCAAGCCGCTATACACGCGCACGCAGCCGTTGGCCATCGCCCATGCGTTGACGTCCTTGGTGATGTACACCTTGTAGTTCACCGGCACACCGTTGATGTTATCGCCCAGTTGCGCGGCGATCTTGTTCAGACGTTTCTGGTACTTGCTGTTCGCAGCGGCAATCTGATTTTCGCTGTCCAGCTGTGCACATGACTTGTCGGTCAGCGCGCGCACGTCGGCGTCGCTGAGTGTGGCGGCCTGAGCGGCCTGCTGGCCGGACTGGATCAGCGCGGTCGGGTTAACGTTGCCGACGTTCGAGCACGCGGCAAATAGTGCGCAGGCAGAAACGGCAATGACAAAGCGGTACGTTTTCATGGTGGAAGTCTCTTTTGCGGACGTTATTAACATCGACGGCACGTTTTAATGCACCGCCCATTCGCAATGGCCGCATATCACCGGAGAAAAACTCCAAATATGTCGATTGCATAAACCATTGCCTCACGCGACAGACAAAAAATGCGCCTGACGGGCAGGCGCATTTTTACCACAAACGTAATCTTAAATTCATGCTTATGAAAGCAGGAATGACATCATTTTGCAATTTAGCGGAAATTGCGGGCAGCGCGATGCAGATAACCGCATCGCTGCGAACCTGCGAGTACTTCGCTCAACCCACCGGCACCGTATCGATGAACGACTGACGCAGCGACAGTTTCTGGAAATGTTTATCCAGATTCGGATAGCCTTCGCGCCAATTCAGCTCGGGCATGCGGAAATCGAGGTAGCCCAGCGCGCAGCCCACTGCGATATCCGCGAGCGTGTAGTGATTGCCCGTGCACCACGGCTTGGTGCCCAAACCCTGCGACATGGCAATCAGGCCTTCGTCGATCTTGCGCTGTTGCCGCGCGACCCATGCGTCCACTCGCTGCTCGGGCGTGCGCTGGGTGCTTTCGAGGCGAATCAGCACCGCGGCGTCCAGCATGCCGTCGGCGAGCGCCTCCCAGCAACGCACTTCGACGCGCTCGCGACCGGACGGCGGAATCAGCTTGCCGACCGGCGACAGCGTATCCACGTATTCGCAGATCACCCGCGAGTCGAACACGGCTTCGCCGTCTTCCATCACGAGGCACGGCACCTTGCCGAGCGGATTGAAGGTGTGAATCGTGGTGTCGGGCGCCCAGACGTTCTCGGGCACGAGTTCGTAGTCGATCTTCTTGTCGGCCAGAACGATCCGCGCTTTGCGCACGAACGGGCTGGCGAGCGAACCGATGAGTTTCATCATTACCATCTGCCTTTTCTTGAATTCGGCGAAAGTATAAGTGGTCGGCGGCATTCCCGAACACAGCGCAGTCGCTTCGCAAGCCGCATGGATGCTCGCTGTGGATGGATTGCAACATTGCCGCTGCGAGCGCGCGCCGTCTACCCGGCCAAATGGCCAACACGGGCCAACGCGGCTGGCGTGCCCCTCTCTCCCCGTCAGTATCCACGCAGAATAAGTCGCCGCATTGGGCGCTACAATCGCAAGATGAACCAGCCGACCGAACCCACCATCGCCATCGACGTCTACCGCACGCGCCGCGAGCGCGTCCTCGCCGCGCTGCGCGCGGCGGGCGGGGGCGTCGCCATCGTCCCCACCGCGCCGGAAAAGCTGCGCAACCGGGACGCCGACTACCCCTACCGGCACGACAGCTACTTCTACTATCTGACGGGCTTCACGGAACCCGAGGCATGGCTGGTGCTCGATGCAAGCGCCGCGCCAGGCGAGCCGGCTTCGATCCTGTTCTGTCGCGAGAAGAATGTCGAGCGTGAAACGTGGGAAGGTTTCCGGTTCGGGCCGGACGGCGCGCGCGAGGCGTTCGGCTTTGACGCCGCCTTCGCGGTAAGCGAAGTCGACACGCAACTGCCGCGCATTCTCGCCGACAAACCCGCGCTGCATTACGCGCTCGGCACTTCGGCGGAACTGGACGAGCAGGTGCGCGGCTGGCTCGACGCGATACGCTCGCTGGGCCGCAGCGGCGTCGCCGCGCCCGCGGCCGCGCGTGACCTGATCCCGTTGCTCGACGACATGCGGCTCGTCAAGGACCCCCACGAACTCGCCATCATGCGCCGGGCCGCGAAGATTTCGGCGCAAGCACATCGCCGCGCGATGGCCGCCTGCCACCCCGGCGTGCGCGAGTACGAACTCGAAGCCGAGCTGCTCTACACCTTCCGCAAATTCGGCGCGCAAGCGCCGGCCTACACGTCGATCGTCGCCGCGGGCGCCAATGCCTGCGTGCTGCACTACCCGGCCGGCAACGCGATTGCCCAGGACGGCGACCTGATCCTGATCGACGCAGCCTGCGAACTCGACGGCTACGCGTCCGACATCACCCGTACCTTCCCGGCGAGCGGCCGCTTCACGCCTGCGCAGCGCGAGTTGTACGACATCGTGCTGGCCGCGCAGCAGGCTGCCGTCGACGCCACCCGCGTCGGCGCAAGCTTCGACGATCCGCACCAGGCCGCCGTGCGCGTGCTGTCGCAGGGGCTGCTCGACACGGGTATCGTCGACCGCACGAAATTCGCTTCGGTCGACGCGGTGATCGCGGAGCGCGCCTATGCGCCGTTCTACATGCACCGTACCGGCCACTGGATCGGCATGGACGTGCACGACGCCGGCGACTACCGCGAACGCGGTGCGCCGCGCGACGAAGCGGGCGCACTGCCGTGGCGCACGCTGCAGGCGGGCATGGCACTGACTGTCGAGCCCGGCCTGTATATCCGTCCGGCCGAAGGCGTGCCCGAGCGCTACTGGAACATCGGCATCCGCATCGAGGACGACGCGATCGTCACGCCAACCGGCTGCGAGCTGATCACACGCGACGTCCCGGTGGCGGCCGACGAGATCGAGGCGTTGATGCAGGAAGCCCGCGCGGCCCAGGAAACAAAGCAGTAATCCAGGCAGTAACCCAAGGAAGCAACCCGCAATGAACGACGTTTCCCAGTCGACGGTGATTCTGAAACCCGCCGCGTCCGACCGTCCCTTCGATTTCGACGTGACGATCGTCGGCGCCGGGCCGGTCGGGCTGGCGCTCGCCGGCTGGCTGGCGCGCCGCAGCGCGACGCAGGCGCTGAAGATCGCGCTGATCGACGCGCGCGAGCCGGAAGATTCGATTGCCGATCCGCGCGCGATCGCCGTCTCGCACGGCAGCC includes the following:
- a CDS encoding aminopeptidase P N-terminal domain-containing protein, producing MNQPTEPTIAIDVYRTRRERVLAALRAAGGGVAIVPTAPEKLRNRDADYPYRHDSYFYYLTGFTEPEAWLVLDASAAPGEPASILFCREKNVERETWEGFRFGPDGAREAFGFDAAFAVSEVDTQLPRILADKPALHYALGTSAELDEQVRGWLDAIRSLGRSGVAAPAAARDLIPLLDDMRLVKDPHELAIMRRAAKISAQAHRRAMAACHPGVREYELEAELLYTFRKFGAQAPAYTSIVAAGANACVLHYPAGNAIAQDGDLILIDAACELDGYASDITRTFPASGRFTPAQRELYDIVLAAQQAAVDATRVGASFDDPHQAAVRVLSQGLLDTGIVDRTKFASVDAVIAERAYAPFYMHRTGHWIGMDVHDAGDYRERGAPRDEAGALPWRTLQAGMALTVEPGLYIRPAEGVPERYWNIGIRIEDDAIVTPTGCELITRDVPVAADEIEALMQEARAAQETKQ